Proteins encoded in a region of the Candidatus Nanosynbacter sp. HMT-352 genome:
- a CDS encoding pilin, whose translation MKKIIIAITLIVIGSVGVSILSPTISMADDNKPAASDDKKCPSGKILTLKPWYDGLMEKNDCSLKTPGTDANAQANYIWKIALNIIEDLLQIVGYATTGYIMYGGFLMMTSNGAPEKAAHGRKTIMSAAIGLVIALVSIAIVGFVSSRIGVSL comes from the coding sequence ATGAAGAAAATTATAATAGCAATAACTTTAATTGTCATAGGCTCCGTTGGAGTAAGTATTCTTTCACCAACTATCTCTATGGCGGATGATAATAAACCTGCCGCCAGTGACGACAAAAAATGCCCTAGTGGAAAAATTTTGACGCTAAAGCCTTGGTATGATGGACTGATGGAAAAAAATGATTGCTCTCTTAAAACTCCGGGTACAGATGCTAATGCTCAGGCAAACTATATTTGGAAAATTGCACTTAATATAATTGAAGATTTATTACAAATTGTTGGTTACGCGACTACTGGATATATCATGTACGGTGGTTTTCTGATGATGACCAGTAATGGTGCTCCAGAAAAAGCGGCACATGGACGAAAAACTATCATGAGTGCGGCAATTGGATTGGTTATTGCATTAGTATCAATTGCTATTGTTGGATTCGTATCTTCAAGGATAGGAGTTTCGCTATGA
- a CDS encoding pilin: MKIFTKILITGALIFGLFGILTPPVFATNGIDICSGDGKDSIYCKNKAGSETKVNSIIGNIVQVLLTAVGVISVIMIVIGGIMFTLSSGDAQKAAKARNTILYAVVGLVVAVFASAIVNFVFDGFK, translated from the coding sequence ATGAAGATTTTTACAAAGATTTTAATTACTGGAGCGTTGATATTTGGACTATTCGGAATATTAACTCCGCCTGTTTTTGCAACTAATGGTATTGATATTTGCTCTGGCGATGGTAAAGACTCTATTTATTGTAAAAATAAAGCTGGAAGTGAAACTAAAGTTAATAGTATTATAGGTAATATTGTCCAAGTCTTATTGACCGCTGTTGGTGTTATTTCGGTCATTATGATAGTTATTGGTGGTATCATGTTTACACTTTCTAGTGGTGACGCCCAGAAAGCGGCTAAGGCTAGAAATACTATTTTATACGCGGTTGTTGGTTTAGTAGTTGCTGTGTTTGCTTCAGCTATTGTTAATTTTGTATTTGATGGGTTTAAATAG
- a CDS encoding pilin → MKKIILSASIIMFSMFGLSAISAVSLPSTASAQVADGIKTATTSEMQNKSINGPNGLIKSVVNILLWAVGILSVIMIIYSGLRYITSAGDAAKTKSAQSTLTYAVVGLIVAILAWAIVNMVLDRIGVKTSSNATDSSIAFN, encoded by the coding sequence ATGAAAAAAATAATCTTGTCAGCTTCAATAATAATGTTTTCTATGTTTGGATTATCAGCCATTTCTGCGGTTTCATTGCCATCTACAGCTTCGGCCCAGGTAGCTGATGGTATTAAGACCGCCACAACATCGGAGATGCAAAACAAAAGTATTAATGGGCCGAATGGTCTAATAAAATCAGTTGTCAACATCCTATTATGGGCCGTTGGTATTCTGTCAGTTATCATGATTATTTACTCTGGTCTTCGCTATATTACTTCAGCTGGTGACGCCGCAAAGACGAAATCTGCCCAGTCTACACTTACCTACGCGGTTGTTGGTTTGATTGTAGCTATCCTTGCTTGGGCTATTGTTAATATGGTACTGGATCGGATTGGAGTTAAGACGTCGTCTAACGCTACAGACTCGTCCATAGCCTTTAATTAG
- a CDS encoding pilin: protein MNKLKLILAGLLMVPTVALAVAPAASAEGDFTLTNGVNSAKGEGVSETASDPQALVKQFVNIFLFAVGALSVIMLIWGGIRYTTSAGDSNKVTAAKNTVLYAIVGLVIAILAYAIVNMVIGKFTSGS from the coding sequence ATGAATAAATTAAAATTAATCTTGGCGGGACTATTGATGGTGCCAACTGTTGCTTTGGCTGTAGCTCCAGCGGCAAGTGCCGAAGGTGATTTTACCTTAACTAATGGCGTAAATAGTGCAAAAGGAGAAGGCGTAAGTGAAACCGCTTCAGATCCTCAAGCTTTGGTTAAGCAATTTGTAAATATATTCTTGTTTGCTGTTGGTGCATTGAGTGTTATTATGCTTATTTGGGGTGGTATACGCTATACTACTTCAGCTGGTGACAGCAATAAGGTTACAGCTGCTAAGAACACGGTTTTGTATGCAATTGTTGGTTTGGTAATCGCTATTTTGGCATACGCAATCGTCAATATGGTTATTGGTAAGTTTACATCAGGGTCGTAG
- a CDS encoding Hsp20/alpha crystallin family protein: MARKQDDNILLTEQELVAAFIDDDNDDLLPDSNSNNNTSNTNTPAVQPDDNWEDEADDMMGQLAVDVFETENDLVIKARTAGVDRNDLDVSISDGILTISGTLSSGDEADVRQWHIQECYWGEFSRTLALPTAVNEEGVKAELKDGVLTITFEKIKQEKAKKIQVL, translated from the coding sequence ATGGCCCGAAAACAAGATGATAATATACTATTAACGGAGCAGGAATTGGTTGCGGCGTTTATTGACGATGATAACGATGACCTACTGCCTGATTCTAACAGTAATAACAATACAAGTAATACCAATACGCCGGCAGTTCAGCCTGACGACAATTGGGAAGATGAAGCCGACGACATGATGGGTCAATTGGCTGTTGACGTTTTTGAGACAGAAAATGACTTAGTTATCAAAGCTCGCACTGCCGGAGTAGACCGTAATGATCTAGATGTAAGTATCTCTGATGGCATCTTAACAATTAGCGGCACACTGTCTAGCGGTGACGAAGCAGATGTTCGCCAATGGCACATCCAAGAATGCTACTGGGGTGAATTCAGTCGTACATTAGCATTGCCAACCGCTGTAAATGAAGAGGGCGTTAAGGCAGAATTAAAAGATGGCGTTTTGACAATTACTTTTGAAAAGATAAAGCAAGAAAAAGCAAAGAAGATTCAAGTTCTATAA
- a CDS encoding ComF family protein — protein MILSIIAPHHCYKCGKMGGILCLDCKKYIISREYDVCVMCGDLLENGNLCKKHKLPCDMIWCFSRRTGVVAKIIDDYKFNRVQAAADLLSEFLDEALPELPPNTVIVPIPTISKNIRRRGFDHIRKIAIKLSRRRKIDCYSLLRRRNNVTQHFTKSSAQRKRQAKEFFEIAGKIDKNKRYIIIDDIFTTGSTVLAAVECLKKNGAKHVEIAVIARHGRPKL, from the coding sequence GTGATATTATCAATCATCGCCCCTCACCACTGTTATAAGTGTGGTAAAATGGGCGGTATTTTATGCTTAGATTGTAAAAAATACATCATAAGCCGGGAATATGATGTATGTGTCATGTGTGGTGATTTGCTGGAAAATGGCAACTTATGTAAAAAACATAAGCTTCCCTGTGATATGATCTGGTGTTTTTCGCGGCGTACGGGTGTTGTCGCAAAGATTATTGATGATTATAAGTTTAACCGTGTTCAGGCGGCGGCTGATTTACTAAGCGAATTTTTAGACGAAGCTCTGCCTGAATTGCCGCCAAATACAGTAATCGTACCAATCCCTACAATTTCTAAGAATATTCGGCGTCGTGGATTTGATCATATCCGAAAAATTGCTATTAAACTATCTCGACGTAGAAAAATAGATTGTTACTCCCTGCTCCGGCGTAGAAATAACGTAACTCAGCACTTTACGAAGTCTTCCGCCCAGAGGAAACGCCAAGCAAAGGAGTTTTTTGAAATTGCGGGTAAAATTGATAAAAATAAGCGATATATCATTATCGACGATATTTTTACGACTGGCTCAACTGTGTTGGCGGCGGTGGAATGTTTGAAGAAAAATGGCGCCAAACATGTGGAAATTGCGGTTATTGCCAGGCACGGGCGCCCGAAGCTATGA
- a CDS encoding 23S rRNA (pseudouridine(1915)-N(3))-methyltransferase RlmH: protein MKITIITIGKKHEAWVQPGISRFLERLRAPFAAEMIILPHSNFEGDRALQEESERIFSRLNSDDFVILLDERGKNLSSPELSDLITDHIDKHIVFIIGGAYGVTHELRQKSNIVWSLSNLVFPHQLVRLILAEQLYRAQEIHRGSHYHHS, encoded by the coding sequence ATGAAGATCACCATTATAACAATCGGAAAAAAGCACGAAGCCTGGGTTCAACCAGGCATTTCTCGTTTTTTAGAGCGTCTACGAGCACCATTTGCTGCGGAAATGATTATTCTACCGCATTCAAACTTTGAAGGCGACAGAGCGCTCCAGGAAGAGTCTGAGCGTATTTTTTCACGCCTTAATTCAGATGACTTCGTTATTTTGCTCGATGAGCGCGGTAAAAACTTATCATCACCGGAATTATCTGACCTAATAACCGATCATATTGACAAGCACATTGTCTTTATTATCGGTGGTGCTTACGGAGTTACACACGAACTTCGCCAAAAATCCAACATCGTCTGGTCGTTATCAAACTTAGTATTTCCACACCAATTAGTTCGTCTTATTCTAGCTGAGCAATTATACCGCGCCCAAGAAATTCATCGCGGCAGTCATTATCATCACTCATAG
- a CDS encoding VanZ family protein — protein MGYLISIKVALILFPILAFLITLPYMIANYRKYGSVNKLRTLIFYSFILYLLTVYFLVILPLPNPESVHITYAENLNLIPFSFVTDFIKNNPLVLTDSSTWITAMKHSTFYVPAFNILMLIPFGIYLRYYFKCSLKKTLLLTATLSLFFELTQLSGLYFIYSRPYRLADVDDIIQNTIGGCVGYFLGWFATWLLPSREEIDKKSLEAGSRVSAIRVSLSLIIDTVIVYIPYTLSKTQLPFSLFLALYFSLIPLLNGKTFGSALLKFGLIFENRKWIHTIFRGILLTIYFCIIPAGLLYFANEFNKEADSLLFLCLFAITFLIFILFILFTIVVALFNRRFIFDRLSDTSYKSTIQFSQEK, from the coding sequence ATGGGATATCTAATTTCTATTAAGGTCGCACTAATCCTTTTCCCAATTTTGGCTTTTCTTATCACGTTGCCGTATATGATTGCGAACTATCGAAAATACGGCTCTGTCAATAAGCTGCGGACTTTGATTTTCTATTCCTTTATTCTGTATTTATTAACCGTATATTTCTTAGTTATTCTACCGTTACCAAATCCAGAATCCGTTCACATAACTTACGCAGAAAATCTGAATTTAATTCCGTTTTCATTCGTCACAGATTTTATAAAGAACAATCCACTTGTATTAACAGATAGTTCAACTTGGATTACGGCGATGAAACATTCCACTTTCTACGTTCCGGCTTTCAATATTTTAATGCTTATTCCGTTCGGAATTTACCTGCGCTATTATTTCAAATGTAGCCTTAAAAAGACGTTATTATTGACGGCTACTTTAAGTTTATTCTTTGAGCTAACTCAATTATCTGGACTTTATTTCATCTATTCAAGACCCTATCGATTAGCCGACGTCGACGATATCATCCAGAATACGATAGGCGGATGCGTCGGTTACTTTCTGGGCTGGTTTGCGACGTGGCTACTTCCGTCCAGGGAAGAAATAGATAAAAAATCCCTTGAGGCGGGTTCGCGAGTTTCTGCAATCCGCGTTAGTTTATCTCTAATAATAGACACTGTTATTGTCTATATTCCCTACACATTATCAAAAACCCAACTCCCGTTTTCGCTATTTTTAGCCCTCTATTTCAGCCTAATTCCTCTACTGAATGGTAAAACTTTTGGTAGCGCATTATTAAAGTTTGGACTAATATTTGAAAATAGAAAATGGATTCACACAATTTTCAGAGGAATTTTACTCACGATATATTTTTGCATCATTCCCGCAGGCTTACTTTACTTTGCAAATGAATTTAATAAAGAAGCAGACTCTCTGCTGTTTCTTTGTTTATTCGCAATTACATTCTTAATATTTATATTGTTCATATTATTTACAATTGTCGTAGCGTTATTTAACCGACGTTTTATATTTGATCGTCTGTCTGACACAAGTTACAAAAGTACAATTCAATTCAGTCAAGAGAAATAA
- a CDS encoding valine--tRNA ligase gives MQLAKQYIPNDYEPNIYALWETSGALKPTGVGKPYSIIMPPPNANGNLHIGHALDMNLKDILIRYHRMKGDDAVFIPGADHAGFETWVVYERELTKQGKSRFDFSRDQLYSQVWNFVQEKRGNMELQLRALGVSASWKHLTFTLDDKVINTVYDTFKKMWDDDLIYRGERIVNYCTKHQTSFADIEVEHKNEKGKLWKIAYPTLDKIGEIIIATTRPETMLGDVAVAVHPDDERYKKLIGTRILLPIVNKEIPIIADEYVDMSYGTGAVKITPAHDPNDFEIAKRHDLPLESIISPEGKMINVPAQFLGLTPVEARARVLEALEALELRRGETEIEHAVGHCYKCGSVIEPMIKEQWFIKTQSLAQPAIDALKKEEITFYPASKRKELIAYLEQLKDWNISRQIPWGIPIPAFVNENDPKDWIFDTRTNEQSIVVNGTTYIREEDTFDTWFSSGQWPYIVTDYLTDGDLANYFPTDMMETGMDIMRAWVSRMIMLSLYRTGKLPFKEVYLHGMVNDEHNQKMSKSKGNVINPMELVAEFGSDATRMGIIAGRAPAQSQAFNRGSVIAARNFCNKLWNIARFVEAQIGDNHQIVDLEPQTPADHWIIRQLNDAANNIAVRLEQYRFSEASETVYHTIWDDVADWYIESSKTAINRPLLSWVLATSLKIAHPFAPFVTETIWQTLNYTDGILMREAWPTPEKFDPIAAEQFEQLKLLVAEGRWVIAELPGNKKYRLLYGNDSLIADNQDTIKHLMRLKAIEYTDQPHGLRLAAANREAWLDIDSETLYQHQENLEMRLAEARQKLAGLKKRLENPTYIEKAPAHLVEETREQLAEQEKIITRLVSELEVISLK, from the coding sequence ATGCAGCTAGCTAAACAATACATACCAAACGATTACGAACCGAATATTTATGCCCTATGGGAAACCAGTGGCGCATTAAAGCCAACAGGGGTAGGTAAGCCATATTCAATCATTATGCCACCACCTAACGCTAACGGCAATTTACATATTGGACATGCTCTTGATATGAATCTGAAGGATATTTTGATTCGCTATCACCGAATGAAGGGTGATGATGCCGTATTTATTCCAGGGGCCGACCATGCTGGGTTTGAAACTTGGGTTGTGTATGAAAGAGAATTGACGAAACAAGGGAAGAGTCGCTTCGATTTTTCACGTGACCAATTGTATAGTCAAGTTTGGAATTTTGTACAAGAAAAACGCGGCAATATGGAGCTGCAATTGCGCGCATTAGGTGTTAGTGCATCATGGAAGCATCTGACATTCACTCTGGACGATAAAGTTATCAACACTGTATATGACACATTCAAGAAAATGTGGGATGATGACTTGATTTACAGGGGTGAGAGGATTGTTAATTATTGCACCAAACACCAAACCAGCTTTGCTGACATCGAGGTAGAACATAAGAATGAGAAAGGGAAGTTGTGGAAAATAGCTTACCCGACATTAGATAAAATTGGCGAAATTATCATTGCTACTACGCGCCCAGAAACTATGCTCGGCGACGTTGCTGTTGCGGTTCATCCAGACGATGAGCGATATAAAAAATTGATTGGAACTCGCATTTTACTGCCGATTGTCAATAAGGAAATTCCTATCATCGCGGACGAATATGTCGACATGAGTTATGGTACCGGTGCGGTTAAGATTACGCCGGCGCACGACCCGAACGACTTTGAAATTGCAAAACGTCATGATTTACCTCTAGAGTCAATTATCAGCCCAGAAGGGAAGATGATAAACGTGCCAGCGCAGTTCTTGGGATTAACTCCTGTAGAAGCTCGCGCTCGAGTTTTGGAAGCACTGGAGGCATTAGAGCTACGCCGCGGTGAGACTGAAATTGAACACGCCGTTGGACATTGTTATAAGTGTGGCAGCGTAATTGAGCCAATGATTAAAGAGCAGTGGTTTATTAAGACACAATCACTCGCACAACCAGCAATTGATGCACTCAAAAAAGAAGAAATCACTTTTTATCCAGCATCCAAGCGCAAAGAACTCATCGCATATCTTGAGCAATTGAAAGACTGGAATATTTCACGACAGATTCCATGGGGAATACCGATTCCTGCATTTGTAAATGAGAACGACCCTAAGGATTGGATATTCGACACTCGTACTAACGAGCAAAGTATTGTTGTAAATGGCACAACATATATTAGGGAAGAAGATACCTTTGATACCTGGTTCTCATCCGGTCAATGGCCATATATCGTAACGGATTATCTGACCGATGGCGATTTAGCCAATTATTTCCCAACCGATATGATGGAAACTGGTATGGATATTATGCGCGCATGGGTTTCACGAATGATTATGCTCAGTCTGTACCGAACGGGTAAATTGCCGTTCAAAGAAGTTTATCTGCACGGAATGGTTAATGACGAACATAATCAAAAAATGTCTAAGTCTAAGGGTAACGTCATTAATCCAATGGAATTGGTTGCAGAATTTGGATCTGACGCCACACGCATGGGAATTATCGCTGGACGGGCGCCGGCTCAAAGTCAGGCCTTTAACCGCGGCTCTGTTATCGCTGCTCGCAACTTCTGCAATAAGCTATGGAATATTGCCAGGTTTGTTGAAGCGCAAATTGGCGATAATCACCAAATTGTCGACTTAGAGCCGCAAACTCCGGCCGATCACTGGATTATTCGCCAATTGAATGACGCCGCCAACAACATCGCTGTTCGATTAGAGCAATATCGCTTCTCAGAGGCATCAGAAACTGTTTATCACACCATCTGGGACGACGTAGCTGACTGGTACATTGAATCGTCTAAAACCGCGATCAATCGTCCATTGCTATCTTGGGTTTTGGCAACTTCTCTGAAAATCGCTCATCCATTTGCGCCGTTCGTTACGGAAACGATTTGGCAAACACTCAATTACACCGACGGCATTTTGATGCGTGAAGCTTGGCCAACTCCAGAAAAATTCGATCCGATTGCTGCCGAACAATTCGAGCAACTTAAACTCTTGGTTGCCGAAGGTCGCTGGGTGATTGCTGAACTGCCAGGGAATAAGAAATATCGATTGTTATACGGCAACGACAGCCTTATTGCAGACAATCAGGACACAATTAAGCATCTTATGCGGCTTAAGGCAATTGAGTACACAGATCAGCCGCATGGACTGAGATTGGCAGCAGCGAACAGGGAAGCGTGGCTAGATATTGATAGTGAAACTCTATACCAACATCAGGAAAATCTGGAAATGCGCCTAGCCGAAGCACGTCAGAAATTGGCGGGATTAAAGAAGCGCCTGGAAAATCCGACTTACATTGAGAAGGCGCCAGCTCACCTTGTTGAGGAAACTCGTGAGCAATTAGCCGAGCAAGAAAAAATCATTACTCGGCTTGTTTCAGAACTGGAAGTGATTAGCTTAAAATAG
- a CDS encoding lipid II:glycine glycyltransferase FemX yields the protein MNQHFLQSSAWEKFQQSLGRKVFHNRGEGWEYFAILEHGTGNSRLYCPFGPTATNEKNLQLALKDLTDLGRKLGVTFLRVGPIKPTFSKVLSDEHWKKATYVHLQPEHTHIINLQQPEEEIVASMAQPVRNCYRNYHKKGVTIHQSQNPEDIKYFLELIHEVAKRTGMSPHPDSYFHKQAGSLLPSKDASFWYATYDNKVIATALFFDSKTTRIYAHAAANSTPEYRKLNAGTALLTEAIIDAKHRQMEKVDLYGIAPENAPKNHPWAGFTKFKRSFGGEDVYSGLTWELPLKPLQYWLYRAYQTIRK from the coding sequence ATGAATCAACATTTTCTACAATCATCAGCCTGGGAAAAATTCCAACAATCGCTCGGTCGAAAAGTCTTTCACAACAGAGGTGAAGGATGGGAATATTTCGCAATATTAGAGCACGGCACGGGCAATTCTCGCTTATATTGCCCTTTTGGACCAACCGCCACTAATGAGAAAAATTTGCAGTTGGCATTAAAAGATCTTACTGATCTGGGTAGAAAACTTGGTGTTACTTTCCTTAGAGTCGGACCAATTAAACCCACCTTTTCTAAGGTATTATCTGATGAGCATTGGAAGAAAGCCACTTACGTTCATTTACAGCCAGAACATACGCACATTATCAATCTCCAGCAACCAGAGGAAGAAATTGTAGCAAGCATGGCGCAACCTGTAAGGAATTGTTATAGGAATTATCACAAAAAAGGCGTAACTATTCATCAATCTCAAAACCCAGAAGATATCAAGTATTTTCTTGAACTAATCCATGAAGTTGCCAAAAGAACCGGCATGTCGCCGCACCCAGATTCATATTTTCATAAGCAAGCTGGTTCCCTACTTCCATCCAAAGATGCTTCTTTTTGGTACGCAACATACGACAATAAAGTAATTGCTACTGCCCTATTTTTCGACTCAAAAACAACTCGAATTTACGCGCATGCAGCAGCAAATTCTACACCAGAATATCGTAAGCTTAACGCTGGAACTGCCCTGCTCACCGAAGCAATAATCGATGCAAAACATCGTCAAATGGAGAAAGTCGATTTATACGGAATTGCGCCTGAAAACGCACCAAAAAATCACCCATGGGCTGGCTTTACGAAGTTTAAGCGATCATTCGGCGGCGAAGATGTCTACTCTGGGTTAACCTGGGAGCTTCCCTTAAAGCCACTTCAATATTGGTTATATCGAGCGTATCAGACGATCAGAAAATAA
- the tsaD gene encoding tRNA (adenosine(37)-N6)-threonylcarbamoyltransferase complex transferase subunit TsaD, with product MRILGIESSCDETAASIVEDGERLLSNVVNSQIDIHAEYGGVIPEIAARSHLEVVNPVIKKALSDANCTWDDIDAIAVTYAPGLIGSLLIGTLAARTLAIIHNKPLFKIHHVEAHVYANFINKQSDNLSLTLPKQQPSFPMLSLIVSGGHSQLVLFKNHGNYQLIGQTQDDAVGEAFDKVAKIIGLPYPGGPAIAKAAELGDPHAFHLPIAKLSGEYDFSFSGLKTAVLRAVQHEVGKDFTFPSHELPALVDDELRRNMAASFQYTAIKTLVNKTKKAFDNFQPASVVIAGGVAANQELRRQLREALPIDIEYTPIQLCTDNAAMIATLGYFRSQIDEPTDPYDLEVQPSLSMTAI from the coding sequence ATGAGGATTTTGGGAATCGAATCCAGTTGCGACGAAACAGCGGCGTCAATAGTTGAAGATGGCGAACGCTTGCTTTCAAATGTCGTCAATTCACAAATCGATATTCACGCAGAATACGGCGGAGTTATTCCAGAAATTGCCGCTCGCAGCCACTTGGAAGTTGTAAATCCCGTCATTAAAAAAGCATTGTCTGACGCAAATTGCACCTGGGATGATATCGACGCCATCGCCGTTACTTACGCGCCAGGGCTTATTGGCTCGCTATTAATCGGCACTCTCGCCGCTAGAACTCTCGCTATTATTCACAATAAACCGCTCTTTAAGATTCATCACGTAGAAGCTCACGTGTACGCCAATTTTATCAATAAGCAATCCGACAATTTATCTCTAACATTGCCGAAACAACAGCCGTCATTCCCTATGCTCTCATTGATTGTCTCTGGTGGACACTCGCAACTTGTTCTGTTTAAAAATCACGGCAATTATCAACTTATCGGACAAACTCAAGACGACGCGGTTGGCGAAGCGTTTGATAAAGTTGCTAAAATCATCGGCTTACCTTATCCTGGCGGCCCAGCCATTGCTAAAGCTGCTGAGCTTGGTGATCCACACGCGTTTCACTTACCTATCGCCAAACTATCCGGCGAATACGATTTTTCCTTCTCTGGGCTTAAGACAGCCGTTTTGAGAGCCGTTCAGCACGAAGTCGGTAAAGACTTCACTTTTCCCTCTCATGAGCTTCCAGCGCTCGTAGATGACGAATTACGACGTAATATGGCAGCGAGTTTCCAGTATACAGCTATAAAAACTCTCGTAAATAAGACCAAGAAGGCGTTTGACAATTTCCAGCCAGCCTCCGTTGTAATCGCTGGCGGAGTCGCAGCCAATCAAGAATTGCGCCGTCAATTACGCGAAGCTTTGCCAATTGACATCGAATACACCCCTATTCAACTCTGTACAGATAACGCCGCGATGATCGCTACTCTCGGTTATTTTAGATCTCAAATTGACGAACCGACAGATCCATACGATTTAGAAGTTCAGCCAAGTTTATCAATGACAGCAATATAA
- a CDS encoding UDP-N-acetylmuramoyl-L-alanyl-D-glutamate--2,6-diaminopimelate ligase — MKNELVKIARKTLPQGALEKTENAYRVARTKMISLRYGNPARGLRIIAVTGTNGKTTTACYINEILKEAGFKTALFTTAVIEIAGEEKINDLNATVPTVARLFSFFQTAQREGVEYVILEATSHALSQHKFDGVPIEAAVMTNLTQDHLDYHKTMEAYAAAKAKLFEKKPKYIVLNRDDEWFEYFDKFTASGEKMTYGTNPDAEAHLTHVKLYKKGTEASLLIDHQTHLELATNLPGEFNVMNMSAAVSLAYLLGIKLEDIQEGVANLEAIPGRFERVENKLGIDIIVDYAHTPDALEKLLKTTHKITKGRLTLVFGACGDRDKTKRPIMGELAANLADRIFLTDEESYNENPDKIRAMIRQGIEQTKKAHKMTEIADRKQAIYQALRSAVRGDTVLITGMGHEQYRIVNGKRIPWNDKKVVQEIISEIEKKSRKISL; from the coding sequence ATGAAAAACGAGTTGGTAAAAATTGCTAGAAAAACGCTACCTCAAGGAGCTTTGGAAAAAACCGAAAACGCCTATAGAGTTGCGCGCACGAAGATGATTAGCCTAAGATATGGCAATCCAGCTCGTGGCTTGAGAATTATTGCGGTAACAGGGACAAATGGTAAAACTACGACTGCGTGTTATATCAATGAGATCTTGAAAGAGGCTGGCTTTAAGACTGCATTATTTACGACGGCGGTGATTGAAATTGCTGGCGAGGAAAAGATAAATGATTTGAATGCGACAGTTCCGACTGTAGCAAGGCTGTTTAGTTTTTTCCAGACGGCTCAGCGTGAAGGCGTGGAATATGTGATTTTAGAGGCGACAAGTCACGCTCTGTCGCAGCATAAATTTGACGGCGTACCAATTGAGGCGGCGGTGATGACTAATTTGACTCAAGACCATTTGGATTATCACAAAACAATGGAAGCTTACGCGGCAGCTAAGGCTAAATTGTTTGAGAAAAAGCCGAAATATATCGTGCTGAATCGTGATGATGAATGGTTTGAATACTTTGATAAGTTTACAGCTTCTGGCGAGAAAATGACTTACGGGACGAATCCTGATGCTGAAGCTCACTTAACGCACGTTAAGTTGTATAAAAAGGGAACAGAGGCAAGTTTGCTGATTGATCATCAAACTCATTTGGAGTTGGCGACTAATTTGCCTGGCGAATTTAACGTGATGAATATGTCGGCTGCGGTGTCGTTGGCATATTTGTTGGGTATAAAGTTGGAAGATATCCAAGAAGGTGTGGCGAATTTGGAAGCGATTCCTGGAAGATTCGAGCGAGTAGAAAATAAGCTTGGAATTGATATTATTGTGGATTATGCCCACACGCCAGACGCGTTGGAAAAATTGCTAAAAACCACTCATAAAATTACCAAGGGGCGATTAACTTTGGTGTTTGGTGCGTGCGGCGATAGAGATAAGACAAAGCGACCGATTATGGGCGAGCTGGCGGCTAATTTGGCAGATAGGATTTTCCTAACTGACGAGGAGAGCTATAACGAAAATCCAGATAAAATTCGGGCAATGATTCGTCAGGGAATTGAGCAAACGAAAAAGGCTCATAAAATGACGGAAATTGCTGATCGAAAACAGGCGATTTACCAGGCTCTGAGGTCGGCTGTTCGTGGCGATACGGTTCTGATTACGGGTATGGGTCATGAACAGTACCGAATTGTGAATGGCAAGCGAATTCCGTGGAACGACAAGAAGGTCGTTCAGGAAATTATTTCTGAGATTGAGAAAAAGAGTCGTAAAATTTCGCTTTAA